In the genome of Deinococcus deserti VCD115, one region contains:
- a CDS encoding MFS transporter codes for MTTPPAPGPDASGRAAGRTKLILFLTIFIAMLGLSVLFPIIAPLGRQLELTETQTGWFATAYSLMQFVFSPVWGTRSEHRGRKPILITGLVGFSLSFGLFGVVAQLGIDGVLGGSLLFGLLVATRVIGGILSSATLPTAQAMMADLSSEKDRAASMGLIGAAFGLGVVFGPALGALLSTISLTAPVFFSAALGLLTALVAARTLPETRRAGSAPAPKGERRALLTRGAIPLFLAVSALSTLASVGLEQTIGFYVQDTLNLTPAKTAQAVGGMLALFGLVAALVQGGAIRPLSRRLPPTPLLVAGLLVMAAGMFLLPQMQSYWPITLALAVVGVGSAILGPTLSAALSLSVPADQQGTVAGLNSSALALGRMTGPLIATGLYQTVSHSAPYMLSGSVLVALLVLMLVLRPRVAPAQPAAHP; via the coding sequence ATGACCACCCCGCCCGCACCCGGTCCGGACGCGTCAGGCCGCGCTGCCGGACGCACCAAGCTTATTTTGTTCCTGACCATTTTTATTGCCATGCTGGGGCTGAGTGTGCTGTTTCCGATTATCGCGCCGCTGGGGCGTCAGCTGGAGCTGACCGAAACACAGACCGGCTGGTTTGCGACAGCCTACTCACTGATGCAGTTTGTCTTCAGTCCGGTCTGGGGCACCCGCAGCGAGCACAGGGGCCGCAAGCCGATCCTGATCACCGGTCTGGTGGGGTTCTCACTGAGCTTCGGGTTGTTCGGGGTGGTGGCGCAGCTCGGAATAGATGGTGTGCTGGGCGGCTCACTTCTGTTTGGTCTGCTGGTGGCGACCCGCGTGATCGGCGGCATTCTGAGCAGTGCCACGCTGCCCACGGCTCAGGCCATGATGGCGGACCTGAGCAGTGAAAAGGACCGCGCCGCAAGCATGGGCCTGATCGGGGCCGCCTTCGGGCTGGGGGTGGTTTTCGGGCCGGCCCTGGGAGCGCTGCTGAGCACCATCAGCCTGACGGCTCCGGTATTTTTCAGCGCCGCGCTGGGCCTGCTCACCGCCCTGGTGGCGGCCCGCACGCTGCCCGAAACCAGACGTGCCGGCAGTGCACCGGCTCCCAAAGGTGAGCGGCGCGCCCTGCTGACGCGCGGCGCCATTCCCCTGTTCCTGGCAGTCAGCGCGCTGTCCACCCTGGCCAGCGTGGGCCTCGAGCAGACGATTGGCTTTTATGTCCAGGACACCCTGAACCTGACCCCCGCCAAGACGGCGCAGGCGGTAGGGGGCATGCTGGCCCTGTTCGGTCTGGTGGCCGCTCTGGTGCAGGGCGGCGCCATCCGGCCCCTCAGCCGGCGCCTTCCGCCGACCCCGCTGCTGGTGGCCGGACTGCTGGTCATGGCCGCTGGTATGTTTCTGCTGCCGCAGATGCAGAGCTACTGGCCCATCACCCTGGCCCTGGCTGTCGTGGGCGTGGGAAGCGCCATTCTGGGCCCGACCCTGAGTGCGGCGCTGAGCCTCAGCGTGCCTGCTGACCAGCAGGGAACCGTCGCGGGTCTGAACAGCAGCGCCCTGGCACTGGGCCGGATGACAGGTCCACTGATTGCCACCGGGCTGTATCAGACAGTCAGTCACAGCGCCCCTTACATGCTGAGTGGCAGCGTGCTGGTGGCGCTGCTGGTCCTGATGCTGGTGCTGCGTCCCCGGGTGGCACCGGCACAACCCGCTGCCCATCCCTGA
- a CDS encoding RsmB/NOP family class I SAM-dependent RNA methyltransferase, whose protein sequence is MTDTRPRRPAPYNPARELAVRVLLRVLHADTFAAPALDAALHSARLPARDSGLATHIVYGTLRHHLSLSTALSPLLSEDTHPKVRTLLLAGAFEKLYLGTPPHAVASEYVNLARGARLAPPGLVNAVLRRIALPQGEADSSELPEWLRQVYQQAYAEQAPAVMADLLEPQPLWLSVSEAGAAALEAEGSRLKGELQGTERVELARPLRESEAYRQGQAQPINPASLACVDALGDVEGLRVLDLAGGAGVKAAMLAARGAQVTSVELMARKHDAARANLSRLGLSAEFLTHDLTLPLDAPAAPRVLLDAPCTGSGTLRSHPEIKLRLTPQAVEAMADLQARMLPHAAALVEPGGTLVYSVCSVTPQEGPQVVAEFLANHPDFTADAVPGLEVPHVAAGPGVLTLPLDGVDGFYIARLQRKA, encoded by the coding sequence GTGACCGACACCCGGCCGCGCCGCCCGGCGCCTTACAATCCTGCCCGCGAACTGGCGGTGCGCGTATTGTTGCGCGTGCTGCACGCGGATACCTTTGCCGCTCCTGCACTGGACGCCGCGCTGCACAGTGCCCGTCTGCCGGCCCGTGACTCGGGGCTGGCCACCCATATCGTGTACGGCACTCTGCGCCACCACCTGAGCCTCAGCACAGCCTTGTCTCCGCTGCTGAGTGAAGATACCCACCCTAAGGTCCGGACGCTGCTGCTGGCCGGGGCTTTTGAGAAGCTGTACCTGGGTACCCCCCCGCACGCCGTGGCCAGCGAGTACGTGAATCTGGCCCGGGGCGCCCGGCTGGCCCCGCCGGGGCTCGTCAATGCGGTGTTGCGGCGCATCGCACTGCCACAAGGGGAGGCTGACAGCAGTGAACTGCCCGAGTGGCTGCGTCAGGTCTATCAACAGGCCTACGCTGAGCAGGCTCCGGCCGTGATGGCCGACCTGCTGGAGCCTCAGCCCCTGTGGCTGAGTGTTTCGGAGGCCGGTGCAGCCGCCCTGGAAGCAGAGGGCAGCCGTCTGAAGGGAGAGTTGCAGGGCACCGAACGCGTGGAACTGGCCCGGCCGCTGCGCGAGTCTGAGGCCTACCGTCAGGGTCAGGCCCAACCGATCAACCCGGCCAGCCTCGCCTGTGTGGACGCCCTGGGTGACGTCGAGGGCCTGCGGGTGCTTGATCTGGCAGGCGGCGCCGGCGTGAAGGCCGCCATGCTCGCGGCCCGTGGAGCGCAGGTCACCAGTGTGGAACTGATGGCCCGCAAGCACGACGCGGCCCGCGCCAACCTGAGCCGCCTGGGCCTGAGCGCCGAATTCCTGACCCATGACCTGACCCTGCCTCTGGACGCCCCTGCCGCTCCACGGGTGCTTCTGGACGCTCCATGTACGGGCAGCGGTACCCTGCGCAGCCACCCCGAAATCAAGCTGCGCCTGACCCCGCAGGCCGTTGAGGCCATGGCTGACCTGCAGGCCCGGATGCTGCCCCACGCTGCTGCCCTCGTCGAGCCGGGCGGCACCCTGGTCTACTCGGTGTGCTCGGTGACGCCGCAGGAAGGTCCACAGGTGGTCGCAGAGTTCCTTGCCAACCATCCGGACTTCACGGCGGACGCCGTCCCGGGCCTGGAGGTGCCGCATGTTGCTGCCGGACCCGGAGTGCTGACCCTGCCGCTTGACGGTGTGGACGGCTTCTATATTGCGCGGTTGCAGCGAAAAGCCTGA
- the deoD gene encoding purine-nucleoside phosphorylase, which produces MSIHLNAEKGQIAETVLLPGDPLRAKHIAETFLEDAQLHNTVRGMHGYTGTYKGQRVSVQGTGMGIASCMIYVNELITDYGCKNLIRVGTAGSYQEGVHVRDLVLAQAACTDSNINRIRFGERTFAPIADFQLLLRAYQIAQERGFTTHVGNIMSSDTFYTDDRTEFKRWADFGVLAVEMEAAGLYTLAAKYGVRALTILTISDHLVTHEVTTAEERQLTFNGMIEVALDAALGL; this is translated from the coding sequence ATGAGCATTCACCTCAACGCCGAAAAGGGCCAGATTGCCGAAACCGTCCTCCTGCCGGGTGATCCCCTGCGCGCCAAGCACATCGCCGAAACCTTCCTTGAAGACGCTCAGCTGCACAACACGGTGCGGGGCATGCACGGCTACACCGGCACCTACAAGGGCCAGCGTGTCAGCGTGCAGGGCACCGGCATGGGGATTGCCAGCTGCATGATCTACGTCAATGAACTGATCACGGACTACGGCTGCAAGAACCTGATCCGGGTGGGCACTGCCGGCAGCTACCAGGAGGGCGTGCACGTGCGCGACCTGGTCCTGGCGCAGGCGGCCTGCACTGACAGCAACATCAACCGCATCCGTTTCGGTGAGCGTACCTTCGCGCCCATCGCGGACTTCCAGCTTCTGCTGCGCGCCTATCAGATTGCCCAGGAACGCGGCTTCACCACCCACGTCGGGAACATCATGAGCAGCGATACCTTCTACACCGATGACCGCACCGAGTTCAAACGGTGGGCCGACTTCGGTGTGCTGGCCGTCGAGATGGAAGCTGCCGGGCTGTACACCCTGGCCGCCAAGTACGGCGTGCGGGCCCTGACGATCCTGACCATCAGCGACCATCTGGTCACGCACGAGGTCACCACCGCCGAGGAGCGTCAGCTGACCTTCAACGGCATGATCGAAGTGGCGCTTGACGCCGCACTCGGTTTGTAA